The following proteins come from a genomic window of Iamia sp. SCSIO 61187:
- a CDS encoding glycoside hydrolase family 36 protein, with amino-acid sequence MRAEGRNGTVDLVGTHASVRATLPRVSYRLDGSRRVLAPTRLDGPAEGPWTAEDDHLRLALATRPAGRGPEAGLLVRLTVTILGGTPLRLDDAVLLATGGPGGLELGAGPGSWSLYRNGWSSWANARPFRMPETDSDPWLFNVRHATLDPETRRSGEPGRFRSELVAGLTDLASGASLVLGFVGGARCLSVVDLGVDLPGDRLDDDDDPTGGRLAELAATCRFDGITATPGTTVTTEDLLVADGPDAPDLLEGWAAALGAAQGARVPARPPHGWCSWYYHHGKVTETDVRRALAAADGVAADIPLGYVMVDDGHQAAVGDWLTTNAKFPSGLAALASSITATGRDAGIWLAPFIVDPDSDVAAAHPEWVLADEAGDPVTALWHPKWNRRRAQLALDCTRPDVQAHLEGLARTLRHDWGYRVLKLDFCFAAALPGRRDDATMTRAEALRAGLDAIRRGAGDDAVLIGCGLPLGPAVGVVDGMRIGADVAPTWGGRIGRWATSDQGGLSTRIAMRNTLTRAFLHGHLWANDPDCVMVRTDRTRLTEAEVRFLVAAVALTDGMIVSSDRLDLVPPERLDLLRLAHELAGGHCRVADLMQGPEPTTVVSTKAHEVLWGHFHWGDHPARAHVTLAGPEWERLGLRVPETVVEAFTGEALPVRDGRVALGVLDPHDVRILRLPR; translated from the coding sequence ATGCGGGCCGAGGGGCGGAACGGGACGGTCGACCTGGTCGGGACGCACGCCAGCGTCCGGGCCACGCTGCCGCGGGTGTCGTACCGGCTCGACGGGAGCCGACGGGTCCTGGCCCCGACCCGGCTGGACGGTCCGGCCGAGGGCCCCTGGACCGCCGAGGACGACCACCTGCGCCTGGCCCTGGCCACCCGCCCGGCCGGCCGAGGACCCGAGGCCGGCCTGCTCGTCCGGCTGACCGTCACGATCCTCGGCGGTACACCTCTCCGCCTCGACGACGCCGTGCTCCTCGCCACCGGCGGGCCCGGCGGGCTCGAGCTCGGCGCCGGGCCGGGGTCGTGGTCGCTCTACCGCAACGGCTGGAGCTCGTGGGCCAACGCCCGCCCGTTCCGCATGCCCGAGACCGACTCGGACCCGTGGCTCTTCAACGTCCGGCACGCGACCCTGGACCCCGAGACCCGGCGATCCGGCGAGCCCGGCCGGTTCCGCAGCGAGCTGGTGGCGGGGCTGACCGACCTGGCCAGCGGGGCCAGCCTGGTGCTCGGCTTCGTCGGCGGGGCCCGCTGCCTGTCGGTGGTCGACCTCGGCGTCGACCTGCCCGGGGACCGCCTCGACGACGACGACGACCCGACCGGCGGCCGGCTCGCCGAGCTGGCCGCGACCTGCCGGTTCGACGGCATCACCGCCACGCCCGGCACCACCGTGACGACCGAGGACCTCCTCGTCGCCGACGGCCCCGACGCCCCCGACCTGCTCGAGGGCTGGGCCGCCGCCCTCGGCGCCGCCCAGGGCGCCCGGGTCCCGGCCCGGCCGCCGCACGGCTGGTGCTCGTGGTACTACCACCACGGAAAGGTCACCGAGACCGACGTGCGCCGGGCCCTCGCCGCCGCCGACGGCGTCGCCGCCGACATCCCGCTCGGCTACGTGATGGTCGACGACGGCCACCAGGCCGCCGTCGGCGACTGGCTCACGACCAACGCCAAGTTCCCCTCGGGCCTGGCCGCCCTGGCGTCGTCGATCACCGCCACGGGGCGCGACGCCGGCATCTGGCTGGCCCCCTTCATCGTCGACCCCGACAGCGACGTGGCCGCCGCCCACCCCGAGTGGGTCCTGGCCGACGAGGCCGGCGACCCGGTCACCGCCCTCTGGCACCCGAAGTGGAACCGCCGCCGCGCCCAGCTGGCGCTCGACTGCACCCGGCCCGACGTCCAGGCGCACCTCGAGGGGCTGGCCCGGACCCTGCGCCACGACTGGGGCTACCGGGTCCTGAAGCTCGACTTCTGCTTCGCCGCCGCCCTCCCCGGCCGCCGCGACGACGCCACCATGACCCGGGCCGAGGCGCTGCGGGCCGGCCTCGACGCCATCCGCCGCGGGGCGGGCGACGATGCCGTCCTGATCGGCTGCGGGCTCCCCCTCGGGCCCGCCGTCGGGGTCGTCGACGGCATGCGGATCGGCGCCGACGTGGCCCCCACGTGGGGCGGGAGGATCGGCCGCTGGGCGACGAGCGACCAGGGCGGGCTCTCCACCCGCATCGCCATGCGCAACACGCTCACCCGGGCCTTCCTCCACGGGCACCTGTGGGCCAACGACCCCGACTGCGTCATGGTCCGCACCGACCGCACGCGCCTCACCGAGGCCGAGGTCCGCTTCCTCGTCGCCGCCGTCGCCCTGACCGACGGGATGATCGTCAGCTCCGACCGGCTCGACCTGGTGCCGCCCGAGCGCCTCGACCTCCTGCGCCTGGCCCACGAGCTGGCCGGGGGTCACTGCCGGGTCGCCGACCTCATGCAGGGCCCGGAGCCGACCACCGTCGTGTCGACCAAGGCCCACGAGGTGCTCTGGGGCCACTTCCACTGGGGCGACCACCCGGCCCGGGCCCACGTCACCCTGGCCGGACCCGAGTGGGAGCGCCTGGGCCTCCGCGTCCCCGAGACGGTGGTCGAGGCCTTCACCGGTGAGGCGCTGCCGGTGCGCGACGGCCGGGTCGCCCTCGGCGTCCTCGACCCCCACGACGTCCGGATCCTGCGCCTCCCCCGCTGA
- a CDS encoding alpha/beta fold hydrolase codes for MASLDADIDPDRFTIHHAEVRGAVDIAYVREGVGGQPLLLLHGYPETKRIWWRNIEPLAAAGYEVIVPDLRGYGDSGLAADGFYDLAAYSLDCHALVHDVLGHETVATAGGDLGGVVLYDLGLRFPGFVTRQVLFNTVTPLLENVYTAAGLPPDDMRVRRAQSDYFRRQATEPEALLAELDTPERRRGWVAPMYGHRLWGTPDAFTAAAVAFHAEPFGDAERIRAAWGAYEQSAGRRPMEDTPRMFEQTPVPTLVLYGPEDNVVLPSFPQKMAAACLDATGPLIVPDSGHFLQWEAADTFTKITAAFCRA; via the coding sequence ATGGCCAGCCTCGACGCCGACATCGACCCGGACCGGTTCACGATCCACCACGCCGAGGTGCGGGGCGCGGTCGACATCGCCTACGTGCGCGAGGGGGTCGGCGGGCAGCCGCTGCTGCTCCTGCACGGCTACCCGGAGACCAAGCGCATCTGGTGGCGCAACATCGAGCCGCTGGCCGCCGCCGGCTACGAGGTGATCGTCCCCGACCTCCGGGGCTACGGCGACTCCGGCCTGGCCGCCGACGGGTTCTACGACCTGGCCGCCTACAGCCTCGACTGCCACGCCCTCGTCCACGACGTCCTCGGCCACGAGACCGTCGCCACCGCCGGCGGGGACCTCGGCGGGGTCGTGCTCTACGACCTCGGGCTCCGCTTCCCCGGCTTCGTGACCCGCCAGGTGCTGTTCAACACGGTCACCCCCCTGCTCGAGAACGTCTACACGGCGGCGGGGCTCCCGCCCGACGACATGCGGGTGCGCCGGGCCCAGTCCGACTACTTCCGGCGCCAGGCGACCGAGCCCGAGGCGCTCCTGGCCGAGCTGGACACCCCCGAGCGCCGTCGGGGCTGGGTCGCACCGATGTACGGCCATCGGCTCTGGGGCACCCCGGACGCCTTCACCGCCGCCGCCGTCGCCTTCCACGCCGAGCCCTTCGGCGACGCCGAGAGGATCCGGGCCGCCTGGGGCGCCTACGAGCAGAGCGCCGGGCGGCGGCCGATGGAGGACACGCCCCGCATGTTCGAGCAGACGCCGGTGCCGACGCTCGTCCTGTACGGCCCCGAGGACAACGTCGTGCTGCCGAGCTTCCCGCAGAAGATGGCCGCCGCCTGCCTCGACGCCACCGGCCCGTTGATCGTCCCCGACTCCGGCCACTTCCTCCAGTGGGAGGCGGCCGACACCTTCACCAAGATCACCGCCGCCTTCTGCCGGGCGTAG
- the ettA gene encoding energy-dependent translational throttle protein EttA, whose product MSSAQFIFTMHKCSRFYPPDREVLRDISLSFYPGAKIGVLGHNGAGKSSLLQIMAGQDDGFTGEARLTPGFSVGMLEQEPHLDEAKDVKGNVMDGVAEVAGLLTAYDACLAKYADPDADYEKIGEEQARLEAEISAKGANDLDRKIEVAMDALRLPPGDAAVGPLSGGERRRVALCRLLLSAPDLLLLDEPTNHLDAESVAWLERFLRDYSGTVVAITHDRYFLDNVAGWILELDRGRGMPFEGNYSSWLEQKQARLAQEDKADSARGRTLARELEWVRMAPKARQAKGKARLSAYEKLLAEAKEAEGRGRDLQITIPSGDRLGDQVIEVDHLSKGYGDKLLIDDLSFSLPKAGIVGVIGGNGVGKTTLFRMLTGGEEPDAGNITVGSTVQLAYVDQSRQSLDPDRTVYEEITGGRDDMVVGGRPVNGRAYCAQFNFKGSDQQKKVGVLSGGERNRVHLAKVLSEGGNVLLLDEPTNDLDVDTLRALEDGLESFPGCAVVISHDRWFLDRIATHILAFEGDSQVRWFEGNFSEYEAHRKKELGAAADQPHRIKYKPLAR is encoded by the coding sequence ATGAGCAGCGCCCAGTTCATCTTCACCATGCACAAGTGCAGTCGCTTCTACCCGCCCGATCGCGAGGTGCTGCGCGACATCAGCCTGAGCTTCTACCCGGGCGCCAAGATCGGCGTGCTGGGCCACAACGGCGCCGGCAAGTCGTCGCTGCTGCAGATCATGGCGGGCCAGGACGACGGCTTCACCGGCGAGGCCCGCCTCACCCCCGGGTTCTCGGTCGGCATGCTCGAGCAGGAGCCGCACCTCGACGAGGCCAAGGACGTCAAGGGCAACGTGATGGACGGGGTGGCCGAGGTCGCCGGCCTCCTCACCGCCTACGACGCCTGCCTGGCCAAGTACGCCGACCCCGACGCCGACTACGAGAAGATCGGCGAGGAGCAGGCGCGCCTGGAGGCCGAGATCTCGGCCAAGGGGGCCAACGACCTCGACCGGAAGATCGAGGTGGCCATGGACGCCCTGCGCCTCCCGCCCGGCGACGCCGCCGTCGGACCGCTGTCGGGCGGCGAGCGCCGGCGGGTGGCCCTGTGCCGCCTGCTGCTGTCGGCGCCCGACCTCCTGCTCCTCGACGAGCCGACCAACCACCTGGACGCCGAGTCGGTGGCGTGGCTCGAGCGCTTCCTGCGCGACTACTCCGGCACCGTCGTGGCCATCACCCACGACCGCTACTTCCTCGACAACGTGGCCGGCTGGATCCTCGAGCTCGACCGGGGCCGGGGCATGCCCTTCGAGGGCAACTACTCGTCCTGGCTCGAGCAGAAGCAGGCCCGGCTGGCCCAGGAGGACAAGGCCGACAGCGCCCGCGGCCGCACGCTCGCCCGCGAGCTCGAGTGGGTCCGCATGGCCCCCAAGGCCCGCCAGGCCAAGGGCAAGGCCCGTCTCTCGGCCTACGAGAAGCTGCTGGCCGAGGCCAAGGAGGCCGAGGGGCGGGGCCGCGACCTGCAGATCACCATCCCCTCCGGCGACCGCCTCGGCGACCAGGTCATCGAGGTCGACCACCTCTCCAAGGGCTACGGCGACAAGCTCCTCATCGACGACCTGTCGTTCTCGCTCCCCAAGGCCGGCATCGTCGGCGTCATCGGCGGCAACGGCGTCGGCAAGACGACCCTCTTCCGCATGCTCACCGGCGGCGAGGAGCCCGACGCGGGGAACATCACCGTCGGGTCCACCGTGCAGCTGGCCTACGTCGACCAGAGCCGCCAGAGCCTCGACCCCGACCGGACCGTCTACGAGGAGATCACCGGCGGGCGCGACGACATGGTCGTGGGCGGACGCCCGGTGAACGGCCGGGCCTACTGCGCCCAGTTCAACTTCAAGGGCTCGGACCAGCAGAAGAAGGTCGGCGTGCTCTCCGGCGGCGAGCGCAACCGCGTCCACCTGGCCAAGGTGCTGAGCGAGGGCGGCAACGTCCTCCTCCTCGACGAGCCGACCAACGACCTCGACGTCGACACCCTCCGCGCCCTGGAGGACGGGCTCGAGTCGTTCCCGGGCTGCGCCGTGGTCATCAGCCACGACCGCTGGTTCCTCGACCGCATCGCCACCCACATCCTCGCCTTCGAGGGCGACAGCCAGGTGCGGTGGTTCGAGGGCAACTTCAGCGAGTACGAGGCCCATCGCAAGAAGGAGCTCGGCGCCGCCGCCGACCAGCCCCACCGCATCAAGTACAAGCCCCTCGCCCGCTAG
- a CDS encoding carbonic anhydrase: MADATPDADPFADVWAGNTAYAERFALEGLEGYAARGLTVVTCMDTRIDPLAVLGLAPGDAKIIRSAGARITDNALRSLVLAVHLLGGSRVLLMPHTDCGLVGTDDEVRAKVAAATGRAVDDPTIVAYEPCAIASPSAGLAEDVARIRAEPLLGPDLVVGAAVYDVHTGTLEQVPV; the protein is encoded by the coding sequence ATGGCCGACGCAACCCCCGACGCCGATCCCTTCGCCGACGTCTGGGCGGGCAACACCGCCTACGCCGAGCGCTTCGCCCTGGAGGGCCTGGAGGGCTACGCCGCCCGGGGCCTCACCGTCGTCACCTGCATGGACACCCGGATCGATCCGCTCGCGGTCCTCGGGCTGGCCCCGGGCGACGCCAAGATCATCCGCAGCGCCGGCGCCCGCATCACCGACAACGCCCTGCGGTCGCTGGTGCTCGCCGTCCACCTCCTCGGCGGCAGCCGGGTGCTCCTGATGCCGCACACCGACTGCGGCCTGGTGGGCACCGACGACGAGGTCCGGGCCAAGGTGGCCGCCGCGACCGGGCGGGCGGTCGACGACCCGACGATCGTCGCCTACGAGCCCTGCGCCATCGCCAGCCCGAGCGCCGGCCTGGCCGAGGACGTGGCCCGGATCCGGGCCGAGCCCCTCCTCGGCCCCGACCTGGTGGTGGGGGCGGCCGTCTACGACGTGCACACCGGGACGCTGGAGCAGGTCCCGGTCTGA
- a CDS encoding DUF5054 domain-containing protein — protein MDDVSTVHLVAKTHLDVGFTALAAEVVDTYVGSYIPAALALAAELRARGGPERFVWTTGSWLVHTFLERADAAGRRAAEEAIAAGDLAWHALPFTTHTELADVGLVEAGLEISARLDHRFGRRTIAAKLTDVPGHTRGLVPLLAGAGVELLHIGVNPVATVPDVPGTFRWRSPDGEEVTVVYQAGGYGDLTLVPGSADALAFAHTGDNLGPPSADDVVASFAALRERVPGAEVRGSTLDAFAVALRPAVPDLPVVTAEIGDTWIHGVGSDPQKVARYRELLRLRREWAAEGMVAPDDSRLRSFHEHLLLVAEHTWGLDEKAHLPDRTRWGRATLAELRAEPRTGAFEASWAEQRAYVDAAVAGIASDGLRKAAVATLRALDDPLPPRVAGAPVPAGQRVLLGVWEVEVDPRSGAVVHLVDTVTGHVLADADHPIGVLAHQAFSEADYQRRWDTYVRSRPEDDWWAVEDNLKPGIDAAGAVSAWWEPDAASVHVGEHLSRRAPVAPVVGSEAGPGDGELPGVDGLVVEVRLPDAATTVSGAPPLVVVHLTDASPDVGPPRLGIELRWDAKPANRLPEATWFGVRPVVADPAAMVLDKLGQDVSPLDVVPGGNRQLHAVGEGVRWPGPDGVVALRTLDAPLVAPGRPRLLDFTRDQPDLDAGVWVCLHDNLWGTNFPMWSEGRARFRFVVEWSPAEA, from the coding sequence GTGGACGACGTCAGCACGGTGCACCTGGTGGCCAAGACCCACCTCGACGTCGGGTTCACCGCCCTGGCCGCCGAGGTGGTGGACACCTACGTCGGCTCGTACATCCCCGCCGCCCTGGCGCTGGCCGCCGAGCTGCGGGCCCGGGGCGGGCCCGAGCGGTTCGTCTGGACGACCGGCTCCTGGCTGGTCCACACCTTCCTCGAGCGGGCCGACGCCGCCGGCCGGAGGGCGGCCGAGGAGGCCATCGCCGCCGGCGACCTGGCGTGGCACGCCCTCCCGTTCACCACCCACACCGAGCTGGCCGACGTCGGGCTGGTCGAGGCCGGGCTCGAGATCTCGGCCCGGCTGGACCACCGCTTCGGGCGCCGCACGATCGCGGCGAAGCTCACCGACGTCCCCGGCCACACCCGCGGGCTCGTCCCCCTGCTGGCCGGTGCCGGGGTCGAGCTCCTGCACATCGGCGTCAACCCGGTGGCCACCGTGCCCGACGTCCCCGGGACGTTCCGCTGGCGCAGCCCCGACGGCGAGGAGGTCACCGTGGTGTACCAGGCCGGCGGCTACGGCGACCTCACGCTCGTGCCGGGCAGCGCCGACGCCCTGGCCTTCGCCCACACCGGCGACAACCTCGGCCCGCCGTCGGCCGACGACGTCGTCGCCTCCTTCGCCGCCCTCCGGGAGCGGGTGCCGGGGGCCGAGGTGCGGGGATCGACGCTGGATGCCTTCGCCGTCGCCCTCCGCCCCGCCGTGCCCGACCTCCCGGTGGTGACGGCCGAGATCGGCGACACGTGGATCCACGGCGTCGGCAGCGACCCGCAGAAGGTCGCCCGGTACCGGGAGCTGCTGCGGCTCCGGCGGGAGTGGGCGGCCGAGGGCATGGTCGCCCCCGACGACTCCCGCCTGCGGTCCTTCCACGAGCACCTGCTCCTGGTGGCCGAGCACACGTGGGGCCTCGACGAGAAGGCGCACCTGCCCGACCGGACCCGCTGGGGTCGGGCCACGCTGGCCGAGCTGCGGGCCGAGCCCCGGACCGGCGCCTTCGAGGCGTCGTGGGCCGAGCAGCGGGCCTACGTCGACGCCGCCGTGGCCGGCATCGCCAGCGACGGCCTCCGCAAGGCGGCGGTGGCGACGCTCCGGGCGCTGGACGACCCGCTGCCGCCACGCGTCGCCGGCGCCCCGGTGCCGGCGGGCCAGCGGGTGCTGCTCGGCGTGTGGGAGGTGGAGGTCGACCCCCGCTCCGGTGCGGTCGTCCACCTGGTCGACACCGTCACCGGCCACGTGCTGGCCGACGCCGACCACCCGATCGGGGTCCTGGCCCACCAGGCCTTCTCCGAGGCGGACTACCAGCGCCGGTGGGACACCTACGTCCGGAGCCGGCCCGAGGACGACTGGTGGGCGGTCGAGGACAACCTCAAGCCCGGCATCGACGCCGCCGGCGCGGTGTCGGCGTGGTGGGAGCCCGATGCGGCATCGGTGCACGTGGGCGAGCACCTGTCGCGCCGCGCCCCGGTGGCGCCCGTCGTGGGGTCCGAGGCCGGCCCGGGCGACGGGGAGCTCCCCGGCGTGGACGGCCTCGTCGTCGAGGTCCGCCTGCCCGACGCGGCCACCACGGTGTCGGGTGCGCCGCCGCTCGTCGTCGTCCACCTGACCGACGCCAGCCCCGACGTGGGCCCGCCCCGCCTGGGCATCGAGCTGCGCTGGGACGCCAAGCCGGCCAACCGGCTCCCGGAGGCGACGTGGTTCGGCGTCCGGCCGGTCGTCGCCGACCCGGCGGCGATGGTGCTCGACAAGCTGGGCCAGGACGTGTCGCCGCTCGACGTCGTGCCCGGCGGCAACCGCCAGCTCCACGCCGTGGGGGAGGGGGTCCGGTGGCCCGGCCCCGACGGGGTCGTCGCCCTGCGGACGCTCGACGCCCCGCTCGTCGCCCCCGGTCGACCCCGGCTCCTCGACTTCACCCGCGACCAGCCCGACCTCGACGCCGGGGTGTGGGTCTGCCTCCACGACAACCTCTGGGGCACCAACTTCCCCATGTGGTCCGAGGGCCGAGCCCGGTTCCGCTTCGTCGTCGAGTGGTCCCCGGCCGAGGCCTGA
- a CDS encoding type IV toxin-antitoxin system AbiEi family antitoxin domain-containing protein: MDPMIERAIAERASTQLGLITTQQLLATGMSRRTLQRRASSGLLVPAGRHTFRLAGAPADHRTEVLAAALDHHGVGSHRIGLWLGGLIPWPGVIDITVVKGRSTGHTSTRDGLRIHTSTHLPAEDITHVDGIAVTSMARSLMGVAALPAEEVPDDRLEDLVEDAVRLGLASDRWLWWLLEERRCRGRDGVRRFEAVLARRASLGPTESWLERALLQIIDDAGLPRPVVQRRIRRRGAFVARVDMVYDPGMIVLEALGYTHHATREQQNRDAARASELQLLGYDVHQITYDQVVRTPHWVAHVVRTALVNAGLIGAAA; the protein is encoded by the coding sequence ATGGACCCGATGATCGAACGGGCCATCGCCGAGCGGGCCTCCACACAGCTCGGCCTCATCACCACCCAGCAGCTCCTCGCGACCGGCATGTCGCGGCGCACGCTCCAACGGCGCGCCAGCAGCGGCCTCCTCGTCCCGGCCGGTCGCCACACGTTCCGCCTCGCCGGCGCCCCTGCCGATCACCGGACGGAGGTCCTGGCCGCCGCCCTCGACCACCACGGCGTGGGGTCGCACCGCATCGGGCTGTGGCTGGGCGGCCTCATCCCCTGGCCCGGCGTCATCGACATCACCGTGGTCAAGGGCCGGTCCACCGGGCACACCTCCACGCGGGACGGGCTGCGGATCCACACCTCGACGCACCTGCCCGCCGAGGACATCACCCACGTGGACGGCATCGCGGTCACCAGCATGGCCCGCAGCCTGATGGGGGTCGCCGCCCTGCCCGCCGAGGAGGTCCCGGACGACCGCCTGGAGGACTTGGTCGAGGACGCCGTCCGCCTGGGACTGGCGTCGGACCGGTGGCTGTGGTGGCTGCTCGAGGAGCGGCGGTGCCGAGGGCGAGACGGCGTGCGGCGGTTCGAGGCGGTGCTCGCCCGTCGAGCCAGCCTGGGCCCCACGGAGAGCTGGCTCGAGCGGGCACTCCTCCAGATCATCGATGATGCCGGGCTCCCCCGGCCCGTCGTGCAGCGGCGCATCCGGCGTCGTGGGGCGTTCGTGGCCCGGGTCGACATGGTCTACGACCCGGGGATGATCGTGCTGGAGGCGCTGGGGTACACCCACCACGCCACCCGGGAGCAGCAGAACCGCGACGCCGCTCGGGCCAGCGAGCTCCAGCTGCTCGGCTACGACGTGCACCAGATCACCTATGACCAGGTCGTGCGCACACCCCACTGGGTCGCGCACGTCGTCCGCACGGCCCTCGTCAACGCCGGCCTCATCGGCGCGGCGGCGTGA
- a CDS encoding esterase/lipase family protein, producing the protein MAALPGAPAGAATKDPVVIVAGTFSPAFANEPLAARLRADGHPVRIFELPTLGTQDIRLTARALRTFVDGVRSSTGAAKVDLVGHSQGGLVARAYVKWYGGATKVDSLITLGTPNRGTYVANLVSFLGFGSCLTVVACEQMSIGSSFLDDLNAGDDTIGAVRYTTIRTWQDELVRPVGQATLYDGATNVLVQDPCFARVVGHLGLILDGTVYSGIRTALAGGPVRLSCFAL; encoded by the coding sequence CTGGCCGCCCTGCCGGGCGCACCGGCCGGCGCCGCGACCAAGGACCCCGTCGTCATCGTGGCCGGGACCTTCTCCCCCGCCTTCGCCAACGAGCCCCTCGCCGCCCGACTGCGGGCCGACGGCCACCCGGTGCGGATCTTCGAGCTGCCGACCCTCGGCACCCAGGACATCCGGCTCACGGCCCGGGCGCTGCGGACCTTCGTCGACGGCGTGCGCTCGTCGACCGGGGCGGCCAAGGTCGACCTCGTCGGTCACTCGCAGGGCGGGCTGGTCGCACGGGCCTACGTGAAGTGGTACGGCGGGGCGACCAAGGTCGACAGCCTCATCACCCTCGGGACCCCCAACCGGGGCACCTACGTCGCCAACCTGGTCAGCTTCCTCGGGTTCGGCAGCTGCCTCACGGTCGTGGCCTGCGAGCAGATGAGCATCGGGTCGTCGTTCCTGGACGACCTCAACGCCGGCGACGACACCATCGGCGCCGTCCGCTACACCACCATCCGCACCTGGCAGGACGAGCTGGTCCGCCCCGTCGGCCAGGCCACCCTCTACGACGGTGCCACCAACGTCTTGGTCCAGGACCCGTGCTTCGCCCGGGTGGTCGGCCACCTGGGGCTCATCCTCGACGGCACCGTCTACTCCGGCATCCGCACCGCCCTCGCCGGCGGACCGGTGCGCCTCTCCTGCTTCGCCCTGTAG
- a CDS encoding DUF998 domain-containing protein — protein MAVGRRAAWGLVLGPVAFIAAWVVAGARTPGYEPLRDAISRTAADGAPQRHVMSTGFVLYAVGSAAGAVALRRAIPGPAWVASAVNGVATVGVALTPLEHSSALDAAHAVTATTCYVSLALTPLLAARPLADAGHRRAAAASVATGAIVAACLAATAFTESSGLPQRLGLTTGDAWLIATGVAILTGWTATRPAPA, from the coding sequence GTGGCGGTGGGGCGACGGGCGGCGTGGGGGCTGGTGCTGGGGCCGGTCGCGTTCATCGCTGCCTGGGTGGTGGCCGGGGCCCGGACGCCGGGCTACGAGCCTCTGCGCGACGCCATCAGCCGCACCGCCGCCGACGGGGCGCCCCAGCGCCACGTGATGAGCACCGGGTTCGTCCTCTACGCCGTCGGCTCGGCCGCCGGCGCGGTCGCCCTCCGCCGGGCGATCCCCGGCCCGGCCTGGGTGGCCAGCGCCGTCAACGGCGTCGCCACGGTGGGCGTGGCCCTCACCCCGCTCGAGCACTCCTCGGCCCTCGACGCTGCCCACGCCGTGACCGCGACCACCTGCTACGTCAGCCTGGCCCTCACCCCGCTGCTGGCCGCCCGCCCGTTGGCCGACGCCGGCCACCGCCGGGCCGCCGCCGCCAGCGTCGCCACCGGTGCGATCGTCGCCGCCTGCCTGGCCGCCACCGCGTTCACGGAGAGCTCCGGCCTGCCCCAGCGCCTCGGCCTCACCACCGGGGACGCCTGGTTGATCGCCACCGGGGTGGCGATCCTCACCGGCTGGACCGCCACCCGCCCCGCACCGGCCTGA